One Chryseobacterium sp. StRB126 genomic region harbors:
- a CDS encoding helix-turn-helix domain-containing protein — translation MRIFIKNMVCNRCIAAVETIFNNADIKTSSIILGEVETESEVSAATMQSIEETLLATGFERIMDSSHQLIEKIKNLVIVKISELDIDEDFLLSEFLSSRLHKDYSSLSKTFSQNENITLEQFFILQKIEKVKELLLYNEFNLTEIAGKLGYKSVQHLSTQFRNVTGFTPTEFKKLKDHHRKPLDNI, via the coding sequence ATGAGGATCTTCATCAAAAATATGGTCTGCAACAGATGCATTGCCGCAGTAGAAACCATCTTTAATAATGCAGATATAAAAACCAGCTCCATTATTCTGGGAGAAGTAGAAACAGAATCGGAAGTTTCCGCAGCCACCATGCAATCTATTGAAGAAACCCTGCTTGCAACCGGTTTTGAAAGAATCATGGACTCTTCACATCAGCTTATTGAGAAAATTAAAAATCTCGTTATTGTAAAAATCAGCGAACTTGACATTGATGAAGATTTTCTTCTTTCTGAATTCTTAAGTTCAAGACTTCACAAAGATTACAGTTCTCTTTCCAAAACATTTTCACAGAATGAGAATATTACACTGGAACAGTTTTTCATCCTTCAAAAGATTGAAAAAGTAAAGGAACTCCTTTTATATAATGAATTCAATCTTACGGAAATTGCAGGAAAACTGGGCTACAAAAGTGTTCAGCATCTTTCCACCCAATTCCGCAATGTTACCGGATTTACGCCTACTGAGTTTAAAAAATTAAAAGACCATCACAGGAAGCCCCTTGATAATATTTAA
- a CDS encoding acyl-CoA thioesterase yields MNYHTRKWVKPEDLNPNHSLFGGRLLQWIDEEAALYAIIQLENTKVVTKFISEINFVSSAKQGDIIEIGIEATHFGSSSITLKCDVRNKMTHQTIITVDKIVMVNLDNEGNPAPHGKTQIEFVKDRLNSGA; encoded by the coding sequence ATGAATTACCATACAAGAAAATGGGTAAAACCCGAAGATTTAAATCCTAATCACTCTCTATTCGGAGGAAGACTTTTACAATGGATAGATGAAGAAGCAGCATTATATGCCATCATTCAGCTTGAAAACACTAAAGTAGTTACTAAATTTATTTCAGAGATCAATTTTGTAAGCTCCGCAAAACAGGGGGACATTATTGAAATTGGTATTGAAGCCACTCACTTTGGTTCATCTTCTATTACTTTAAAATGTGATGTCCGTAATAAAATGACTCATCAGACGATTATCACTGTAGATAAAATTGTTATGGTTAATCTGGATAACGAAGGAAATCCTGCTCCACATGGTAAAACCCAGATTGAATTTGTAAAAGACAGATTAAACAGCGGAGCATGA
- a CDS encoding DUF6157 family protein: MMKQHTTNCINTFIEVAEDCPVSQAQIPPEKKEKTLANLQYEKISKNPYQYTSDDIIFECYAFKKDISENEKQEERDQFFSKGQACLRSSPLAKRYGFGFHHNKEGKVALYPRESEEYQKLLNDPNITKTKAMRSKRK, encoded by the coding sequence ATGATGAAACAGCACACCACCAATTGCATCAATACTTTTATAGAAGTCGCAGAAGATTGTCCCGTTTCCCAGGCACAGATTCCCCCTGAAAAGAAAGAAAAGACATTAGCCAATCTTCAATATGAAAAGATCAGTAAAAATCCTTACCAATATACTTCTGATGATATTATATTTGAATGTTATGCCTTTAAGAAGGATATTTCTGAAAATGAAAAACAGGAGGAAAGAGATCAATTCTTTTCCAAGGGCCAAGCCTGCCTCCGGTCTTCTCCTTTAGCCAAAAGGTACGGATTCGGATTTCATCATAATAAGGAAGGAAAAGTAGCCCTATACCCAAGAGAAAGCGAAGAGTATCAAAAGTTGTTAAACGATCCTAATATTACAAAGACAAAAGCAATGCGTTCCAAAAGAAAATGA